In the Diorhabda sublineata isolate icDioSubl1.1 chromosome 10, icDioSubl1.1, whole genome shotgun sequence genome, AAAACCGATTTTTACAATTGATAggtcaaaaaaaatcatttgaattaGGTTTGCAGATATCCAAACATACATTTGATTTTTCAAGTGAAggagcttttgatcagcatgAAGCAATCGCGCGATAAACCTCACAGATGGATATAACTTTTCACAATATGTTGTATACTCGTTAggttgaaatttttatgttaatagaTATCGTTATACTTTTATACGAGGATAGTTAAATATGCATTTATGCTAGAACACAGAAATGTATTATcctgattattttttgttatatgtttATTAGAGAATTAAAAAACTCTTTCACTCATATTATATCATACAAAAATATGctttatgaaacaaaatatttttcatagattCATTCCCTTgactatatataaatttaaatatcgGGATTAGATTCAAATTTGTTggtattttcttaattaattttttatgaattcaaTCCTTTTAATTTGGAATCGTTGCTAGGTTATTAGCTATATAATATACGTTATCTACctcgaaattttatttctcttcTTCCCCTATAATTTCGTCTAGCCCTTTCTCATTAATATGagattttgattgattttggcTTCTTGGTTGTGTTATCCTTATCGTCGCTCTCTTGTCTCTGTTTAGATTCCATACTCAACTTCACGCAAATCATTAACGATCCCATTTACGCGACGTAAATGGGAAATTTAGTCAGTTTTAGAGCTGTAAAGCATAAACGAAGTATCTTAAGAAGGGCGATGTAATCAATATTGGTATAATTATCAAAACGAGCTCCGAGTTTAATTTAACTTAAATTTTACTATTGAAATTCGTATTTATTGGTTAGTAGCCGTGTATTTATCACTTTATCCGCTTTTGTTgttcattatttctaatatattttctgacTATCTCCCTTAAGCGTCTCCTTATAATTCGATATTATATAATGAAAGTATAACTctataatttccaaatttccagTTTTTGTTAACATGTCTTTATGATATAACTTTGTCATACCGGTTATTCACGTTGTCTGTCCCTTTTAAGGCTTTTCTGGGGTATCCAATCTAACACATTCTTAGAAATTTATCTAGCTTCTATTATATATAATCAAAGTCTTAGTATGTTGTCTATCATTATTTCTCTATATCCATAATTTTATCGGTCGCACTTCAGAATATCATTCCACTTTTGAAAGCATCGATAATTTTCAGTAActtcaatgaatttatttctgTCTTCTGCTATTACTTCTaaccaaatcaaattatttgcaCATTTTGATGGCGATTCTTAGATTGAGACAATGCGAAGAggaataattattaacaaatataggATGAAccatacaaataataaataaaaatccacTATCTTACATTTTTATTCTAACTATTATGATATACCGCAGCAAACGTTTTAAACTAGTTCCTTCCATGTTGAGCTTCTTTGTAACTTATATACATACATGCGTGGacatttaatttaaatcaattatcaCAGAAAACAGTTTTAAATGGGATTTGAAGTTAGAAATAAAAAGTGTAGGTTTGtattagtccagtcattttataCATACATTTTTGTATGTTATATCTTATAACGAAGATGTAAGACATTGACATTGATATCGGGCCAGCTAAAAAATTGTTCCTagtgaaattatctacaaaaaatgtctgaagtatttttctgtaaaatcaaCTGTTTTCGAGGTAGAGCGCTGAGAAAGCGACTAGAATGCACTCACATATGGCATTGTTTACCGTACACCAAACTGTTTTGCTTTTTAATATACTTATCTTAGTATACTTATCTTATAGAAGTTTATGAGCTTATCCAAATGACATTCACTGGCAGATTTTCCGTATTTCATTGTTGCAAGACCCGTCCCTTTATACCTGCTACTGCTTGTCGGACTGTGTTTAGTTCAGTAGAAAATTGTTGTTGATATTGAGTGATACGTGCAAACAAATACTTGATCAACCTACATcacttttattgaaaaaccCAGGAAAAAACaatgttgaaacaaaaaaatactcgaCTGATAGCCTCAACAAGTATCCACATtgcaagaaaaatattttgtttctacaTGCCAAGATTCGATGTGATACAACTTTTTAGAGGAGGAAAATTGAAAGTCATCAAGATGTAAAAGTACAAAATCATCTAAATTCGTTACAAAACAGGATCCATCAGTGGAAAATTAACGTCAATTCCAGTAAATCAGAGCAACAAGAAAATCTGTTCATCAGGAAATGTTCATCAATAATATTCCCAGTTCTCAAGTATGTACTTAGGTTTGCATTTAGATGAAAAACTCACATGGAAAACACATATGAAAAACAAGAGATAGCAGTTAGATTTGACACTAAAAAATATGCAGTGGCTACTCAACAAAAGGTCTCAATTGAGACTCGAAAATAAATTACTCATCTACAAAACTACATTCGTACCAATCTATTCGTGTGGAATGGAGCTATGGGGCTGCAGTCAATTACgaaaatacttcaaatattCCAATCCAAAACGTTGAGTGGAGCCCCCTGGTACGTTACTAATCAAACAATTCATAAAGATCTTAAAATCCCACTAATCAAAGATGTTATAAAGAACTTTTCCTGAAGATACAAAATTCGATTCAAAGACTACAACAATGAATTAAGAAATAATCTATTCAACTAGACACTAGAAAAGAGAATATGGCTAGAACATCTCCCACAATAAATACTCTCAGAGTACAGTAAATGGATGGTTCCTGACTCACTTTAGTGACTTTAGTGAAAGTGctgtatattattaataaaaaaaaataagatgttTGGTAAAAGACccaatttaaacaattttgcAGAAATACTCCAACAAGAAAATTGTTCTCGGAATGTCATTATCAATGCTGTTACACATTTTCTATTAGCAATATACGGTGCTCCAAATTCAGAACAATCGATAATTACATATACTGTGGTTTTGCTAAACTAACAAGACAAAGTACAACTACgaaatttctttattatcacCTACTTCTTCAGAAGCTTGACATCATATTCATCgaatatattatgaaatacAAACCTGGAAGGAAGAGGAATAGATCCAGAACAGTGATGTTGAgggttaaaaaataatatactacaGCCAATGACGATTTTAATACCACCAGTACAGACATTTGTTTATTATGATAAGGCGCTTTATCGATAACCACAACGCTCTTTGGTGGCAAATTCGGAATCAACTGTTTTGACACCcatttcttataattatcaaaattcatctCATTATGATAATCACCTGTATTGCAATTTGATTTCTATCTTATATAAGCATTAGCCACACATCCATTTTCTCCACCTGTATGTATTATGATTAAACGTTGCCCTTTACTGACAGGTTTTTTTAGACCATCCTCGGTATTATCACTCCAGCTTTTTTGCTGCGTGTGTGTAGCGTGAATATAAGTTTCTTGCCATGTAAATAATAGGTCGACCCTCTTCTCTGTAGGTCCTCATTTTGTTTAAGAATTCTATTCTCAGTAGTCGAATGGACTGGCGCTCCattcatatttttctgttcGTTTTTACAATCCAagtttatgaatgttttttctCAAAGACTCTTCGCAACCCTAATAGTCCATATCGCCAATGATATTTCTATGAATCACCCTGAGCGTAGGAATTCTTTTTTCTGTGATATGGAAATTAACTATGCATCTACGTAAATAGCCACATTATCATCATCCATTGTGAGGTTTGAATGTTTCACTCTCTTTTTATTTGGAGTTGAAAACGTTTCCTGTTCaccttcttctatttttttcatctctGATTTAATTTTCCTTACGGCTCTTACGCATCTGCTACTCGTTCTTGAACTTTCgacgataaaaaataattattagtacaTTTTGACTTATTTCTACCATTACTTTTTACCTCCACAAGAGGAATCCTTATTCCATCTGCCGttgcctgcctgcctgcctgcaTAAATCTTAAAACGTTGTTGACAATTGTCTGCTTTGTCCATCCAGAACCTTGCTTTTCACACTACTGTTCAAAGGCATTTTCAAAGTAACGAACACAGAACGATCACAACAGTTCACTAAATAATTTCTGCATTGACTGTACTAACCAACACTCGTGAGGTGTATGATCTAAATTAACTGAACTCGAACTTTTATCTATATCCATCAGTCGTaccttgataaaaaattacattcaaGCCAACTGTATCTAAAACCTACgagatttgataaaaaaatactgtgaattatttatttaaaaacgtaataaaaaggtaattttcaaatttcgtaTAGTGCGTATTGGATTTACATAAGAAGAAGCCTTTCATCGGTCAAAAACCCGGAAATATCAAACATCTAGGAATTAAAAGCTTTGTTATCATGAAGAAGAAAGCCGTGGGTTCTCGTATACACAGATATTCCTCCGTTTTTCACATAGTTTCATCCGTTATTGAGGTCTAGGGACGTTTCGATCTCTCCTTTTCCTCATATGAGCAATTTCCACGGTTTTGATATTTGTAAACAGTTTTCAAAGTTAGTACGGTATCACCATAAAGATATTTAACATTTCGTGACTATATTtcacacttttttttaaataaaaccaaacTTGATGCTAATACTCGTATTCCATTCTAGATATACGATCTTACTAAAGCGAAATGACCAACTGAAATGGAttaacaatatttgtttttagttgtTTCAACAAATGAAGATGCGTACTAGAAAAAATAGTAACACACAACAAAGATTCGTTTGAAAATATcctaattttcacaatatttccTATTAGTTTATAAGCATCTAGCTATACGAGGTTAACTCagactaatttttattatacgtACTCAGTAGATGGGTAGACCaatagattttatttgttttaggCCGAAAATATCCAAGTTATACCATCACCCGGAAAATCAcaatctcaaaaattagaaaaatcttcAGCTCAACAACCTAATcaattcttcttcattcttCCTCAAACATCACAAAAGTTGGTTTTGGCTTCACCATTAAGAGTTGTACCCGCCCAAAATAGCAAAAATGCAGCTCCAGCCCGCTTAGAAGAGTTTCCAGAAGTTGTACAAGACCACGAAAATGTACCAGTTCAAGTGGAACAAGTTCAGCCTCTACCAATTCAAACAATACCCGTTCTTGCTGGATATGTATCGCAGTCTTCTCTTGTAACACCTTACAGCTCGTCCTTCGTTCAAATTTACCAGTAATTAAGTTctatttattgtaatgtttgaaaaataaaatctttcacTTATCCTAAGTAgagttatttatgtatttagAACAGattctttttcaagatatattgtaatgaaaaaacttaTTCTACCGGAACAAATTCCATTGGgatgttatatttttatcagcAATAAGGTATAAGTAAGCATGTACTTCcttcaacagaaatttcttcaGTCAACATGGATGCGTTATTCAATAATCTAACCTTCAGTCTATATTCATTAACTTGATTGGTAATTATggtgatgaaattattttttgtgaattcaAACGAAAATCGTAAAAGTCCTCGCACTTCTGATGATATATCCTGTATGCTTTATTCTAGTTATCTCAtccaatattttgattattagatAAGAGGCTTCTTCTGTTTGATCATAGATGGTccttttttatcttcttcaaCCGTTTCGTCAAAtcttttgtttgaatatttgtttttcatgatTAAGTTTGCAATATATTCTTTCTATCTTTCTACCACTTTATTTTCGCTGTATGACCTTTTGTTATTGGATTATCTTGTATGATCTTCACTTCCATGCTTTCTCCGTCCTTTTACACTAAGCGATCCTTAAAGTGACTCAAAACAAATCTATTGTGCATTTTATTGATAGCACCTCAAAAGTCGTCAGTCCCATCAATAACTTTATCGATACTTTATACCaccatcggttattacttcataattttccaaTCAAAATGTTCCGAAAACAGTACACAGTaccgagttttatcaagagtgcacctttttggtgtaaaattgaatgatttttaagttcacttgaaattttgctaaGAAATCtaatattcaaaaagttatgctcaatactacttggtacgaaccgtgtactAGCGCTTTCTATGGGAgttaaacataaaaacaaattcattggatgtatcagcttccaaaacatattcatataaaa is a window encoding:
- the LOC130449314 gene encoding uncharacterized protein LOC130449314; amino-acid sequence: MNSIVAVIFVTIALVSAEPPRPFARQTSLDSAPYEPSGWKPNGPLLEYPNRNNLQAYGPPQTVYGPPQNESDAESTTTESGTEPTTTIEPEAENIQVIPSPGKSQSQKLEKSSAQQPNQFFFILPQTSQKLVLASPLRVVPAQNSKNAAPARLEEFPEVVQDHENVPVQVEQVQPLPIQTIPVLAGYVSQSSLVTPYSSSFVQIYQ